In a genomic window of Amblyomma americanum isolate KBUSLIRL-KWMA chromosome 4, ASM5285725v1, whole genome shotgun sequence:
- the LOC144129614 gene encoding uncharacterized protein LOC144129614, translating into MNSTAGTAYQSATKKQLKKCWDNLKEKSRKEKAADSREVFRTGGGSPQRSEMTDELQRLGAVASHMNVRVGNCYDSDRGRHGTDLRNSGSLTPAVMALLQATQEANGGGSPIRSQMTDELQRVGAVAGHMNARVVNIYDSDHGRHSTDPCSSDSCTPAVAALLQETQDANGMIFKLTGKSTSSAQMTSRMQHVSQVCSLHKVKNHQAILQLTHHACVQVVLLQNPQL; encoded by the exons ATGAATTCAACTGCCGGCACGGCGTATCAAAGCGCAACGAAAAAACAACTGAAGAAATGCTGGGACAACCTCAAGGAGAAGTCGAGAAAGGAAAAGGCTGCCGATTCTCGTGAGGTTTTTCGCACAG GTGGTGGGAGCCCGCAACGCAGCGAAATGACCGATGAGCTGCAACGACTTGGGGCCGTGGCGTCTCACATGAATGTGAGAGTGGGCAACTGCTACGACAGTGACCGTGGACGGCATGGCACCGACCTTCGTAACAGCGGCAGCTTAACCCCTGCTGTCATGGCCCTCTTACAAGCGACCCAAGAGGCAAATG GTGGTGGGAGCCCAATCAGGAGCCAGATGACAGATGAGCTGCAACGGGTTGGTGCTGTGGCTGGTCACATGAATGCAAGAGTCGTGAACATCTACGATAGCGACCATGGTCGACACAGCACTGACCCTTGCAGCAGTGACAGTTGCACCCCTGCTGTAGCAGCCCTACTGCAAGAGACACAAGATGCTAATGGTATGATTTTT AAGCTGACTGGCAAGAGCACCAGTTCAGCCCAGATGACTTCGCGGATGCAGCACGTGAGCCAAGTTTGCAGCCTGCACAAAGTCAAGAACCATCAGGCGATCCTGCAACTCACGCATCATGCTTGCGTGCAAGTGGTGCTGCTGCAGAACCCCCAGCTGTAG